In a single window of the Papaver somniferum cultivar HN1 chromosome 8, ASM357369v1, whole genome shotgun sequence genome:
- the LOC113303667 gene encoding nuclear pore complex protein NUP50A-like codes for MGDAEKDNPPTKKRGALTEISRDNPGLDDDEETHDQDTGTFKRASEEVLAARRIVKVRRKTTPAAASSNPFAGISLIPPPKAETGAVSTASVEAQIVSQKPVEDEVDSGIVKGESETESRNGKDKQLESKTEEKTAESSESVEKPVPISASSTDPEPTKNKEDEKEKTEKNGEGETDPSGATTPLSSFGGLASNQNAFTGLAGTGFSSSSFSFCSIPTDGSAFGSGSVSLFGLKIDKPPTFPPLNLGNSSNGSPAFGSTGSSDATTTKGGGVVAPSMPEVPVETGEENEKAVFNADAVLFEYLDGGWKERGKGELKVNISTSVADRARLIMRARGNLRLILNASLFPDMKLANMDKRGITFACINSCTGGEGKDALSTFALKFRDASVVEEFRAIVTTHKGKKSAPLKTPENSPKASDD; via the coding sequence ATGGGTGACGCAGAAAAGGATAATCCTCCTACTAAAAAGAGGGGTGCCTTGACAGAAATCTCACGAGACAACCCTGGTCTTGACGATGACGAGGAAACTCATGATCAAGACACCGGAACTTTCAAAAGAGCCAGTGAGGAAGTTTTGGCCGCCAGAAGAATTGTTAAAGTTCGTCGAAAAACTACACCTGCGGCTGCATCTTCCAATCCTTTTGCCGGTATCAGCTTGATTCCTCCTCCGAAAGCTGAAACTGGTGCAGTATCAACCGCGTCGGTCGAAGCCCAGATTGTTAGTCAGAAACCAGTTGAAGATGAAGTGGATAGTGGTATTGTGAAGGGAGAGTCTGAGACTGAATCCAGAAATGGAAAAGATAAGCAGTTAGAAAGCAAAACTGAGGAAAAAACTGCTGAATCTTCTGAGAGTGTGGAGAAACCTGTACCAATTAGTGCGAGTTCTACTGACCCTGAGCCTACCAAGAACAAAGAAGATGAGAAggaaaagacggaaaaaaatggTGAGGGTGAGACTGATCCATCCGGCGCTACAACACCTCTGAGCTCATTCGGGGGTCTTGCGAGCAACCAAAATGCCTTCACTGGTCTTGCTGGAACTGGATTTTCCAGTTCTTCGTTTTCCTTTTGTTCAATACCGACAGACGGGTCTGCATTTGGTTCTGGTTCTGTGTCTCTCTTTGGGCTGAAAATTGACAAACCACCTACTTTTCCTCCACTGAATCTAGGGAACTCTTCAAATGGGAGTCCTGCATTTGGTTCTACTGGGTCATCGGATGCTACTACAACTAAAGGTGGAGGAGTTGTGGCCCCATCAATGCCAGAGGTGCCTGTAGAAACTGGGGAAGAAAATGAGAAGGCTGTTTTTAACGCTGATGCTGTGTTGTTCGAGTATCTTGACGGAGGTTGGAAGGAACGAGGAAAGGGAGAACTAAAAGTGAACATTTCTACCTCTGTTGCTGATCGAGCTAGACTTATCATGAGAGCCAGAGGTAACTTGCGTTTAATATTGAATGCTAGTCTCTTCCCAGACATGAAGCTTGCTAACATGGACAAGAGAGGTATAACTTTTGCTTGCATTAATTCTTGTACGGGTGGTGAGGGGAAAGATGCCCTTTCTACATTCGCTTTGAAGTTTAGGGATGCGTCAGTAGTAGAAGAATTCCGTGCGATCGTTACCACACACAAAGGTAAAAAGAGTGCACCTTTAAAGACCCCCGAGAACTCCCCAAAGGCTTCTGATGATTGA
- the LOC113303666 gene encoding coiled-coil domain-containing protein 186-like isoform X1, translating into MDIVVHQYQCEIRKKCEEIDFWKEKSFVLQSQCMSQNDELNAYKVKYDALDAQFQDKNLGSDIVEGKLKDLTNEVSETEIDKLKYQIVCGKLNEHIEELKTRCEELNKQVELNLKQEADLERELKDCKAQGYETHVELNKYKKKCDDSKRQVEKYKRRCKDLKIQVDERRKSQHGLEKLLDIYKAKYDEMHAKHIEGLRRRCEESSTHSEPNVIHEVDLETQCNDMDGELNKYKTTCDNLNGQIEELKRRCKDLESQVKWSRKSQVGLEKQLNIYKGKHDEMYARFKERTGLVVSLDNDLMEHKRMCAELNQWVESLEDEVRATRDETGNRIDRLKKVIGHLGRDKRRAEDECEVLKIKFRESESQTALYLKELDDYKVKCHGFLVELQKKAAEHIECESKLKDLALITTSSVDELEGYKTALNGLKKQITSLTEDRKVLSEREKKAEERVASLQEVIKNLVEEKSSQLSGDIELYSSPPVNRGEHVSGPMPIEKQSEPLVILNEDSENAVSLFKMECTDRYELEEREIGLSMQDSKQPAGISENENDKEIRPKHTCDVGCKQRLDISTGNTIERLSNSTKCLTSLETPLFGQKGEEYAIKCEPVDLPVTSAPKRKRLLETVTDIIDEDDKSLVSKRRVKKPEELTGNPTSEISTMNLCAGDVSVSSKDQNAQEYTTNLQERLVSENKSQADRTSKDEKSPHNLEMDESSQVKVCSLTTESEKVEEETDSDSGDCKSEAAMGNELDSNDEKDST; encoded by the exons ATGGATATAGTTGTTCATCAGTATCAGTGTGAGATAAGGAAAAAATGtgaagaaattgatttctggAAGGAGAAATCCTTTGTGTTACAGAGTCAATGTATGTCTCAGAATGATGAGTTGAATGCTTATAAAGTTAAGTATGACGCGTTAGATGCCCAATTTCAGGACAAGAATTTGGGTTCTGACATTGTTGAGGGTAAGTTGAAGGACTTAACAAATGAGGTTTCTGAAACTGAGATTGATAAGCTTAAGTACCAGATAGTATGTGGTAAATTGAATGAGCATATTGAGGAGTTGAAGACAAGGTGTGAGGAATTGAACAAACAGGTGGAATTGAATCTGAAGCAGGAAGCTGATTTGGAGAGAGAGTTGAAAGATTGTAAAGCTCAGGGTTATGAGACACATGTTGAGCTCAACAAGTACAAGAAGAAGTGTGATGATTCGAAAAGACAGGTTGAGAAGTACAAGAGAAGGTGTAAGGATTTGAAGATACAAGTCGATGAAAGGCGGAAGAGTCAACATGGTTTGGAGAAACTATTGGACATTTATAAAGCTAAGTATGATGAGATGCATGCTAAGCATATTGAGGGGTTGAGGAGAAGGTGTGAGGAATCGAGCACACACTCAGAACCGAACGTGATACATGAAGTTGATTTGGAGACACAGTGTAATGATATGGATGGTGAGCTCAATAAGTACAAAACGACGTGTGATAATTTGAATGGACAGATTGAGGAGCTCAAGAGAAGGTGTAAGGATTTGGAGTCACAAGTCAAATGGAGTCGGAAGAGTCAAGTTGGCTTGGAGAAACAGTTGAATATTTATAAAGGTAAGCATGATGAGATGTATGCTAGGTTTAAGGAGAGGACCGGATTGGTGGTTTCTCTTGATAATGATCTCATGGAGCACAAGAGAATGTGTGCTGAGCTGAATCAATGGGTTGAGAGCTTAGAAGATGAAGTAAGAGCAACAAGAGATGAGACGGGAAATCGAATTGACAGGCTCAAGAAGGTGATTGGGCATTTGGGGCGTGACAAAAGAAGGGCGGAGGATGAGTGTGAAGTTTTGAAGATCAAGTTTAGGGAGTCTGAGAGTCAAACAGCCTTGTATCTGAAAGAATTAGACGATTACAAAGTCAAGTGTCATGGTTTTTTGGTAGAGCTTCAGAAGAAGGCAGCGGAACATATTGAGTGTGAAAGTAAGTTGAAGGACTTAGCGTTGATTACAACTTCTTCTGTGGATGAACTTGAAGGCTACAAAACGGCCTTGAATGGACTGAAAAAGCAAATTACGTCTCTAACTGAAGATCGAAAGGTTTTGTccgaaagagaaaagaaagcaGAAGAAAGAGTCGCTTCCTTGCAAGAGGTAATTAAGAATTTGGTGGAAGAGAAATCTAGTCAGCTCAGTGGGGATATCGAATTGTATTCCTCTCCTCCTGTAAACAGAGGTGAGCACGTCTCAG GCCCAATGCCGATTGAAAAGCAATCAGAGCCTCTAGTAATCTTGAATGAAGACAGTGAGAATGCAGTTTCACTATTCAAGATGGAATGCACAGATAGATATGAGTTGGAAGAGAGAGAGATAGGCCTGTCTATGCAAGATAGCAAACAACCTGCTGGTATCAGTGAGAATGAGAACGATAAGGAAATCAGGCCAAAGCATACTTGTGACGTCGGATGCAAACAAAGACTGGACATATCAACTGGCAATACAATTGAGAGACTTTCAAACTCAACAAAGTGTCTGACATCATTAGAAACGCCGTTGTTTGGTCAGAAAGGCGAGGAATATGCCATCAAATGCGAACCAGTTGATCTCCCAGTAACTTCAGCACCTAAAAGAAAGAGGCTCCTGGAAACAGTAACTGACATTATTGATGAGGATGACAAAAGTCTAGTTAGTAAACGAAGGGTGAAGAAACCCGAAGAGCTCACAGGAAATCCTACATCTGAAATCTCTACCATGAATCTATGTGCTGGGGATGTTTCTGTCTCTTCAAAGGATCAAAATGCCCAAGAATACACAACCAATTTACAAGAAAGACTTGTCTCAGAAAACAAATCTCAGGCTGATCGAACATCAAAAGATGAAAAATCTCCACATAACTTGGAAATGGATGAGTCATCACAAGTGAAGGTATGTAGCTTAACTACTGAGAGTGAGAAAGTGGAAGAAGAAACTGATTCTGATAGCGGAGATTGTAAAAGTGAAGCTGCAATGGGTAATGAGTTGGATAGCAATGATGAAAAGGATTCGACATAA
- the LOC113303666 gene encoding myosin heavy chain, cardiac muscle isoform-like isoform X2: protein MDIVVHQYQCEIRKKCEEIDFWKEKSFVLQSQCMSQNDELNAYKVKYDALDAQFQDKNLGSDIVEGKLKDLTNEVSETEIDKLKYQIVCGKLNEHIEELKTRCEELNKQVELNLKQEADLERELKDCKAQGYETHVELNKYKKKCDDSKRQVEKYKRRCKDLKIQVDERRKSQHGLEKLLDIYKAKYDEMHAKHIEGLRRRCEESSTHSEPNVIHEVDLETQCNDMDGELNKYKTTCDNLNGQIEELKRRCKDLESQVKWSRKSQVGLEKQLNIYKGKHDEMYARFKERTGLVVSLDNDLMEHKRMCAELNQWVESLEDEVRATRDETGNRIDRLKKVIGHLGRDKRRAEDECEVLKIKFRESESQTALYLKELDDYKVKCHGFLVELQKKAAEHIECESKLKDLALITTSSVDELEGYKTALNGLKKQITSLTEDRKVLSEREKKAEERVASLQEVIKNLVEEKSSQLSGDIELYSSPPVNRGPMPIEKQSEPLVILNEDSENAVSLFKMECTDRYELEEREIGLSMQDSKQPAGISENENDKEIRPKHTCDVGCKQRLDISTGNTIERLSNSTKCLTSLETPLFGQKGEEYAIKCEPVDLPVTSAPKRKRLLETVTDIIDEDDKSLVSKRRVKKPEELTGNPTSEISTMNLCAGDVSVSSKDQNAQEYTTNLQERLVSENKSQADRTSKDEKSPHNLEMDESSQVKVCSLTTESEKVEEETDSDSGDCKSEAAMGNELDSNDEKDST from the exons ATGGATATAGTTGTTCATCAGTATCAGTGTGAGATAAGGAAAAAATGtgaagaaattgatttctggAAGGAGAAATCCTTTGTGTTACAGAGTCAATGTATGTCTCAGAATGATGAGTTGAATGCTTATAAAGTTAAGTATGACGCGTTAGATGCCCAATTTCAGGACAAGAATTTGGGTTCTGACATTGTTGAGGGTAAGTTGAAGGACTTAACAAATGAGGTTTCTGAAACTGAGATTGATAAGCTTAAGTACCAGATAGTATGTGGTAAATTGAATGAGCATATTGAGGAGTTGAAGACAAGGTGTGAGGAATTGAACAAACAGGTGGAATTGAATCTGAAGCAGGAAGCTGATTTGGAGAGAGAGTTGAAAGATTGTAAAGCTCAGGGTTATGAGACACATGTTGAGCTCAACAAGTACAAGAAGAAGTGTGATGATTCGAAAAGACAGGTTGAGAAGTACAAGAGAAGGTGTAAGGATTTGAAGATACAAGTCGATGAAAGGCGGAAGAGTCAACATGGTTTGGAGAAACTATTGGACATTTATAAAGCTAAGTATGATGAGATGCATGCTAAGCATATTGAGGGGTTGAGGAGAAGGTGTGAGGAATCGAGCACACACTCAGAACCGAACGTGATACATGAAGTTGATTTGGAGACACAGTGTAATGATATGGATGGTGAGCTCAATAAGTACAAAACGACGTGTGATAATTTGAATGGACAGATTGAGGAGCTCAAGAGAAGGTGTAAGGATTTGGAGTCACAAGTCAAATGGAGTCGGAAGAGTCAAGTTGGCTTGGAGAAACAGTTGAATATTTATAAAGGTAAGCATGATGAGATGTATGCTAGGTTTAAGGAGAGGACCGGATTGGTGGTTTCTCTTGATAATGATCTCATGGAGCACAAGAGAATGTGTGCTGAGCTGAATCAATGGGTTGAGAGCTTAGAAGATGAAGTAAGAGCAACAAGAGATGAGACGGGAAATCGAATTGACAGGCTCAAGAAGGTGATTGGGCATTTGGGGCGTGACAAAAGAAGGGCGGAGGATGAGTGTGAAGTTTTGAAGATCAAGTTTAGGGAGTCTGAGAGTCAAACAGCCTTGTATCTGAAAGAATTAGACGATTACAAAGTCAAGTGTCATGGTTTTTTGGTAGAGCTTCAGAAGAAGGCAGCGGAACATATTGAGTGTGAAAGTAAGTTGAAGGACTTAGCGTTGATTACAACTTCTTCTGTGGATGAACTTGAAGGCTACAAAACGGCCTTGAATGGACTGAAAAAGCAAATTACGTCTCTAACTGAAGATCGAAAGGTTTTGTccgaaagagaaaagaaagcaGAAGAAAGAGTCGCTTCCTTGCAAGAGGTAATTAAGAATTTGGTGGAAGAGAAATCTAGTCAGCTCAGTGGGGATATCGAATTGTATTCCTCTCCTCCTGTAAACAGAG GCCCAATGCCGATTGAAAAGCAATCAGAGCCTCTAGTAATCTTGAATGAAGACAGTGAGAATGCAGTTTCACTATTCAAGATGGAATGCACAGATAGATATGAGTTGGAAGAGAGAGAGATAGGCCTGTCTATGCAAGATAGCAAACAACCTGCTGGTATCAGTGAGAATGAGAACGATAAGGAAATCAGGCCAAAGCATACTTGTGACGTCGGATGCAAACAAAGACTGGACATATCAACTGGCAATACAATTGAGAGACTTTCAAACTCAACAAAGTGTCTGACATCATTAGAAACGCCGTTGTTTGGTCAGAAAGGCGAGGAATATGCCATCAAATGCGAACCAGTTGATCTCCCAGTAACTTCAGCACCTAAAAGAAAGAGGCTCCTGGAAACAGTAACTGACATTATTGATGAGGATGACAAAAGTCTAGTTAGTAAACGAAGGGTGAAGAAACCCGAAGAGCTCACAGGAAATCCTACATCTGAAATCTCTACCATGAATCTATGTGCTGGGGATGTTTCTGTCTCTTCAAAGGATCAAAATGCCCAAGAATACACAACCAATTTACAAGAAAGACTTGTCTCAGAAAACAAATCTCAGGCTGATCGAACATCAAAAGATGAAAAATCTCCACATAACTTGGAAATGGATGAGTCATCACAAGTGAAGGTATGTAGCTTAACTACTGAGAGTGAGAAAGTGGAAGAAGAAACTGATTCTGATAGCGGAGATTGTAAAAGTGAAGCTGCAATGGGTAATGAGTTGGATAGCAATGATGAAAAGGATTCGACATAA